A window from Sus scrofa isolate TJ Tabasco breed Duroc chromosome 2, Sscrofa11.1, whole genome shotgun sequence encodes these proteins:
- the LOC110259548 gene encoding putative olfactory receptor 5AK3 translates to MEQNNGTKVTEFILLGFAGQHKSWLVLFIVFLGIYVVTLVGNIGMILLIKIEASLHTPMYFFLQNLAFVDLCYATAITPKVLQNLMSTEQSISFIGCMVQLFVYGTFVTSDGYILAAMAVDRYVAICNPLRYPTVMSQRVCIQLLIGSCFMGFLNACVNGSLTFQLNFCKSNKINHFFCDAPPILALSCSSIYFNIMLLAAFVGFNLMFTVSIIIFSYIFILAAILKISSAAGRKKAFSTCASHLTAVTIFHGTLSYMYLHHRTLESQEQEKLASVFYGIVIPMLNPLIYSLRNQDKLLLKLLVLLLGFLRAEASTQDSRSAASVLGAKGLGAAPATVAPIQALFPKS, encoded by the exons ATGGAACAAAACAATGGCACCAAAGTGACGGAATTCATTCTCCTGGGATTTGCTGGTCAACACAAGTCTTGGCTTGTCCTCTTCATAGTGTTTCTGGGGATCTATGTGGTCACCCTGGTGGGTAACATTGGCATGATCCTGCTCATCAAGATTGAAGCTTCccttcacacccccatgtactttttcctccaaAACTTGGCTTTTGTTGATCTCTGCTATGCTACTGCTATCACTCCCAAGGTGTTGCAGAATTTGATGAGTACAGAACAATCCATCTCATTCATAGGATGCATGGTGCAATTATTTGTTTATGGTACTTTTGTAACAAGTGACGGTTATATCTTGGCTGCTATGGCGgtggaccgctatgtggccatctgtaacccACTCCGCTATCCAACAGTCATGTCCCAGAGAGTCTGCATTCAACTCTTGATTGGCTCATGCTTCATGGGCTTCCTAAATGCTTGTGTAAATGGAAGTCTTACTTTCCAACTGAACTTTTGCAAATCCAATAAAAttaaccactttttctgtgatgcACCCCCAATTCTTGCCCTCTCGTGCTCCAGTATTTACTTCAACATCATGCTTCTAGCAGCCTTTGTGGGGTTTAACTTGATGTTCACTGTGTCAATCATCATCTTTTCCTACATATTCATCCTGGCTGCCATCCTGAAGATCTCTTCTGCTGCAGGGAGGAAAAAAGCCTTCTCCACGTGTGCTTCCCACCTGACAGCAGTCACCATTTTCCATGGGACTCTGTCTTACATGTATCTGCACCACCGCACCCTAGAGTctcaagagcaagaaaaactgGCTTCCGTGTTTTATGGGATTGTGATCCCCATGTtaaaccccctcatctacagcctgagaaaccaAGAT AAGCTTCTTCTCAAACTCCTCGTCCTGCTGTTGGGCTTCCTCAGGGCTGAAGCCAGCACTCAGGACTCTCGTTCCGCAGCTTCTGTCCTGGGAGCCAAGGGCCTCGGGGCTGCCCCTGCCACCGTAGCTCCCATCCAAGCGCTCTTTCCGAAATCCTGA